The Rhizobium rosettiformans genomic sequence GAAGCTTCCCGTATTTCTGCTCAGAAACTGGCCGCCAGAGGCTCGAAAAACCGGCCGTCATGGCCGTATCCCGCGGAAGCGGGGTGCGTTGATCTACCGACATTCTCGGTCTGTCTCCGTCTCATTATGTGCCGCATCGTCGACAAGACATCCGTACCCGTGGACTGCTCGTCCAGCCCACGAATCAAGTTCTAAAACAATACCGCCGATGGAATGGGTCGGGAAGGCCGGCGCCCAAAAAAGAAAGCGGCGCCTTTGTCAAGGCGCCGCCCACTAGATGTAGATATTATCCAGCTATATTTTAATAGCGGTAGTGTTCTGCCTTGAACGGGCCCTGCGGCGTGACGCCGATATAGGCGGCCTGTTCGTCCGAAAGCGTCGTCAGCTTCACGCCGAGCTTTTCCAGATGCAGGCGAGCGACCTTTTCATCGAGGTGTTTCGGCAGGACGTAGACGCCCGGCTTATACTCGTCGGTCTTGGCGAAGAGTTCGATCTGGCCGAGAACCTGGTTGGTGAACGAGGCCGACATCACGAAGGACGGGTGACCCGTTGCATTGCCGAGGTTCAAGAGACGACCCTCAGACAAGAGGATCATGCGGTTGCCCTTCGGAAACTCGATCATGTCGACCTGCGGCTTGATGTTCGTCCAACGCAGGTTCTTCAGAGAAGCAACCTGAATCTCGTTGTCGAAGTGGCCGATATTGCCGACGATCGCCATGTCCTTCATCTCGCGCATATGCTCGATGCGGATGACGTCCTTGTTGCCGGTCGTGGTGATGAAGATGTCGGCCGAGGAGACCACGTCTTCCAGCGTGACCACTTCAAAGCCGTCCATGGCAGCCTGCAGGGCGCAGATCGGATCGACTTCCGTCACCTTGACGCGGGCGCCAGCGCCACGCAACGAGGCAGCCGAACCCTTGCCGACGTCGCCGTAACCGCAGACGACGGCGACCTTGCCGGCCATCATCACGTCGGTACCGCGGCGAATGCCGTCGACCAGCGATTCCTTGCAGCCATACTTGTTGTCGAACTTCGACTTGGTGACCGAGTCGTTGACGTTGATGGCCGGGAAGGGGAGGAGGCCCTTCTTGGCGAGTTCATAAAGGCGATGCACGCCGGTGGTGGTTTCTTCGGTGACACCCTTGATCGCATCACGCTGCTTGGTGAACCAGCCAGGCGAAGCGGCGAGGCGCTTCTTGATCTGCGCAACCAGGATTTCTTCTT encodes the following:
- the ahcY gene encoding adenosylhomocysteinase, which codes for MSKHDYVIADIGLADFGRKEISIAETEMPGLMACREEFGASQPLKGARITGSLHMTIQTAVLIETLVALGADVRWASCNIFSTQDHAAAAIAAAGIPVFAIKGESLTDYWEYTDKIFQWTDGGFSNMILDDGGDATMYILLGARAEAGEDVLSNPQSEEEEILVAQIKKRLAASPGWFTKQRDAIKGVTEETTTGVHRLYELAKKGLLPFPAINVNDSVTKSKFDNKYGCKESLVDGIRRGTDVMMAGKVAVVCGYGDVGKGSAASLRGAGARVKVTEVDPICALQAAMDGFEVVTLEDVVSSADIFITTTGNKDVIRIEHMREMKDMAIVGNIGHFDNEIQVASLKNLRWTNIKPQVDMIEFPKGNRMILLSEGRLLNLGNATGHPSFVMSASFTNQVLGQIELFAKTDEYKPGVYVLPKHLDEKVARLHLEKLGVKLTTLSDEQAAYIGVTPQGPFKAEHYRY